The following are encoded in a window of Onthophagus taurus isolate NC chromosome 3, IU_Otau_3.0, whole genome shotgun sequence genomic DNA:
- the LOC111414331 gene encoding uncharacterized protein yields MSFCMCFGLLDDSNLDSEIDADEGELSTSGQKKKKGKTNEEDVIVGGTFRVQSEFGPSSSRFKTKSMNGAKLAENTAKNGSVKPQNWCGTPIPKQDVPPPPGGYNAEVTPKQNDVKSKQPKSNLKKVAPIPPQIEPEIEKKAQPEAIKIQTEVEPKSSTKIESKSSIKIESKSESESEDEFGAKISKPTQNHTSNQNDFKTVENENQKKFITLDGFDNNDNESSDESEDEYGAIKSTKKTEDNTYYGTQNTSFEKVQIKQPQESPKAPKTPNTKSNFGYSDQAASIFFRSDSPEPEQRVRNFSIKKGDGDDDDNLSQTSA; encoded by the exons GAGAACTTTCGACAAGCggacaaaagaaaaaaaagggaAAAACTAACGAAGAAGATGTCATCGTTGGTGGAACATTTCGCGTTCAATCCGAATTCG GTCCGAGTTCCTCCCGATTTAAAACGAAATCAATGAACGGTGCAAAATTAGCAGAAAATACTGCTAAAAATGGGAGTGTTAAACCGCAAAATTGGTGTGGAACTCCTATTCCTAAACAAGATGTTCCTCCACCACCTGGTGGATATAACGCTGAAg TAACTCCTAAACAAAACGATGTAAAATCAAAACAaccaaaatcaaatttgaaaaaagtagCTCCTATTCCACCTCAAATCGAACCCGAAATAGAGAAAAAAGCTCAACCGGAagcaataaaaattcaaactgAAGTTGAACCAAAATcttcaacaaaaattgaatcaaaatcttcaataaaaattgaatcaaaatCAGAAAGTGAGAGTGAAGACGAATTTGGtgcgaaaatttcaaaaccaACACAAAACCATACAAGTAATCAAAACGACTTTAAAACTGTTGAGAACgaaaatcaaaagaaatttataacGTTGGATGGTTTTGATAATAACGATAATGAAAGTAGTGATGAAAGTGAAGATGAATATGGAGCTATAAAATCAACGAAAAAGACTGAAGATAACACCTATTATGGCACGCAGAACACCAGTTTTGAAAAGGTTCAAATAAAACAACCTCAAGAATCACCGAAAGCACCGAAAACACCGAATACAAAGAGTAATTTTGGTTATAGTGATCAAGCTGCAAGTATTTTCTTTAGAAGTGATAGTCCCGAACCAGAACAACGCGTAAGAAATTTTAGCATAAAAAAAGGAGatggtgatgatgatgataatcTTAGCCAAACTAGcgcgtaa